Part of the Nostoc sp. ATCC 53789 genome, AGAACTACAAATTACCGCAAGCTCTGCTAATTTTATTTACCTACGCCTTAAACCCAATGGCTTAAATTCACAAGATGCTGTGCTAAAAACTTTCCACCAGAAACTTAGAAAACTCGGCACTCTTGTACGACACATTAGCGGAGGATTGCGAATTACTGTTGGGACAATAGAAGAAAACGCCCGCACGGTTACGAGAGTCCAAGCAGCAATAGCCGATTTGGAATTTTAGCAATTCACTCAATAATTAAATCGGCTATCCATCTCACTGCCCAAACGACGTACTAATCCTACCGTTTGTGGCAGCACACCTACCAAAAGAGCAAAAGCAACATCCGGTAAAAGAGCCACTATTTCTGGTGGAAAGTATTGTTCAAATTGATCGAGAATTTTCTGAACTCGCTGCCCAGGTATTGGATTTTCTGTAATTTGTTTGATCAATCGAATCCACTGCCGCCTAATCAAGTAAGCTTTCTGCCGTTCTTCATTAGAATCGGGAGTTAATAAAGACAGATTACCTATGGGCAGTGCCCTTTGGCAATCACAGTCGTAATCCCCACCCACAGCAGCCCCAGGCCCAGCAAACTCTGCATGGTAGCGTTTAAAGAGAATTAATCCATTCCGTCTACGACTATTGACGATGAAAACTTCTCCACTGTGTAAACGTGTAAGGATATCCGAGCCTTGAGATTGCTCAGTTCCATCTGGCATGACAACAGAGTCAAGGAAACTAGTTTTAGGGTAATAAGTTGATACCATAGAGATTTGATAGCGTCGATGCTGTTCGCTATCCATGTTTTTTAAACTTTCAACGAATTTGGTAGTAGTATGCACTTCAAAAAGTAACTAACTTTGATGTCAAATCAGATTTTTGAATTCTTTTATTATCAAGAGTCTTTTGGTCAATTTCACTAAGATAGTAATAAATACACATTGCTTAGTAATTGAGTGATCATATTTTATGGGATATAACCAGATTTGTCCCCAAATTTAGAGAGTGTTTTATTAAAGTTTTTATAAAGATGAATATCTTAATTACAAAGTTATTATGAGGAATCGCTTATTTAATAAGGTATTTGTACAGCTAAATTCTATTGTAATCCATTTATTCTATCTATATAAAATACTCTAAAATAGTTGTTATTTAATGACAAGTTAAAACAGACAAATTGTAACACTTAATTATTTGGGTAAATTTTTTCAATCTTATATTTTTATTAAAATAAATTAATAAAAATATCCACGAAAAATCTCGAGAAAATCTACTTAAACCAATTATCTAAAGCTATACATATCAACCTATTTAGCTAACATTGGCTAATTTTTTAATTAGGTTAATTTATACTTTGGTTGCCGATATTGGTGATAGATTTTCTCCAAACTAATTAGAAAATAAAAATTTACAAAAATTCAGATACTGAAATTAGCACTCAGATGCTTGTGCAATAACATCTGGCTTGAGCGTCCTAATAAAAATGTATTCCAATTCGATTCCACTTTATGTACCCGATATCCCACCTTAAAATAAAGTTGCCTTGCCTGATGATTATTTTCCAAAACGTGAAGATATAAGTCTTGAAATCCCCATTCGCGGGAAACTTTTTCACAGCTAGTCAGTAACTCTGAAGCCACGCCTTGTCTACGGTATTTTGGGTGAACCGCTAAATTAGATAAGTAAGGAAAACCTATGCCAGCCTGGCCCCACGAATCGCTGTAACGTACACCCAGTTCCACACTTCCTACTAAGTTATTAGCCCCACCATTGTTAGCTTCTAAGGCGACTAAACAAACATGACGGGGTGGAGGTGATGTCATCCGATGCCTTAAGTCTTCGTAAATACCCAGACGTAGCAATGGAAAAGCCCATCCCCACATACCTTTTTGGGAGTGAAAGCTTTCAGCAATAATTTGGGAAACACCGATCAAATCAGTAGGTGTAGCTGTACGAATCTGAAATTCGCAGCAAGCTGGATCGATTGGCTGTTGCTGGTATGGATGAAAAGACCGATATTTCAAGGCTAGTTTAGTATTGATTTTATTCAACGAAAATTTTCTCAAATATCCTCAAACACCCTTTTAACCGCATAAAAACTTTATATATTCCCAGTAGATTGAACTGACCTAAGACTGCTCATTTGCTTTTGCTTATAAGCATACAAAGTTTTACACTTTAGTTTGGGGCTTTATAGTCCGTCTTTTTGAAAGAGTCTTAGAAGTTACAGCTTCATAAAGCTAGAATCTTAAGTTCAGTAGGATTAGATGCATCCCTTGCTTGAGATAGGGAGTATATCAGTCTGTTTACCACAAAAACATCTGTAAATCGTACAGATTTAGGTTAATGGGTAGATGTATAGCATAACTTACCTGTAGGCATTACCTATAAAATTGTTAAGTAAGTACACTAACAACAAACTTTAGTTGTAAACCATCTTTAGGTGTAATACTGAACTTATTTATGCAATTGACGCTACACTAACAAGACTTTGCTGCTAAGTAATAGAAACAGGCTGTACAGATGCTACGCAGGAATATTGCAGATTCCTATCCCTGACTTATTCACCAATACCACTTGTCTTAATGATAGTTCTGATTGCTAAATTAGAAAGAGGTATTTGTCTAATAGTATACTTTGGTTTTAAATCTTATTGTTTTAATTTTGCTGACTCTACCATGACTACCATAAATAAAATTTACGTGCAAGTGTTAGTACAACTGCTGCGGAGGGAAAACTTAATATGCAGCTTCATCTGGATTTTTCAGCTAGCTATGAGTGCTGTATGTAGTATTAGACATTGCTCGCAGGAGGTGAAAGAAGATTTGACTAGCAAGGATCGACTCTATAACCCTATAACTGACTATGAAAGCAATTACACTGCACTAAAGCAAACGGTAATAGGTATAAGCAATTGAAACGAATTACCGTGAGTAAACGCTCCTACACTCAGCAGTCATGTAGCCAAAGAGCCTTATTGGTGGAAATGCTCTGCTCTTACCTGACTCAGAAAAATCCTTCCCTGATCAGATTATTCTTTATCCGACTGCCGTTGCAGCAGGAAAGCGGTGCATGAAATCCCAAGCAAACAGTAAGCCTAAAATTTTGGTTGTCGATGATGAGCCAGACAACCTTGACTTGCTTTACCGCACCTTTTATCGCGACTATAAGGTGCTAAGGGCAACCTCTGGCCCTGCGGCCCTCGATCTGCTGGCTCAAGAGGGAGAGGTCGCGGTGATCATCTCCGATCAGCGAATGCCGATGATGAGCGGTACAGAATTTTTGAGCCTGACAGCAACTCAATATCCAGATATTATCCGAATTATTTTAACTGGCTACACCGATGTCGAAGACTTGGTGGAAGCAATCAACGCTGGTAAGGTCTTTAAATATGTCACCAAACCGTGGGAAGCTGAGGAACTTAAAGCTGTAGTACGCCAAGCTTTGGATACTCACAATGTCCTCAAAGCCCGCACCCGCGAACTTACACGCACACTCCGACAAGAGTCGCTGCTGAATACTGTCACAAATACGATTCGTAGTGCTTTAGACTACAGACAAATTTTGCAGGCGATTGTAGATACAGTGGGTCACATGTTGGAGGTGGATGTCTGTCTATTACGTCCCTTCCAAGATGAGCAGTTGACGGATAAAGGATTTATTTATCAGAAAGCTCTTGCAGAAGAAGCAGGGGAACATACACCAGCAGAGGTGCAAGCAGATAATTCTTCTGCCGTGTCCCTCTCCCCCTCTACCCCTCTGACTGTTTTGGCTCAGACGGTGTGGGAAACCCGCGAAGTCCAGGTGATTCACGATATAACCGATGATGAACGTATTCACGGTAATACTCCCGAACTGCGCCAACGTGGGGAAGCTTTTGCTGCGGCTAATATTTGTTCTAGTTTAGTTGTGCCATTGATTTGCCAACAAGAACTGATGGCAGTGCTGGCACTACACCAGTGTTCTGTGCCCCGCTTCTGGGGAGAGGATGAGGTGCAGCTAGTGTTGATGGTAGCGGATCAGGCAGCCTTAGCTTTGTCTCAAGCTTATGCTTACGAACAAGTACGTGCCCTTGCCAAGCGAGAGAGTTTAATTAATACGATTACTAGCGCGATTCGCTCTAGTCTAGACCCCCAAGATATCTTTGCGGCTATTACTCAACAACTTGGACAAGCCTTACAAGTCGATGGTTGCGTCCTCTCTTTGTGGACAGAAGAAGATGAGTTTGTCGAGTGTGTTGCCTTGTATGATAGTTTTCAACATTTGGAAAGTTTACGTAGGCACAGCTCGCCACAGGCATCGCCAACCCAAGACAATAACCATCTATCAGCCCAGAGATTACCCTATTCTCAATCATCTATACAAGAGAATCCCATTCTCCAACAAATGCTACAGACACATGAACCTGTGGTAATTGGGAATGTGAGTCATTCTCCCTCAGATATACAGGGTTTTAATTTGCCGTTAAAAATGCCAGCGCGATCGCTAATGTTTGTACCATTATTGGCTGATGGTAAATGTATTGGTAGTATTACTTTGCATGAAGGTAAAAAAGTACGCCAGTGGCTGCCATCTGATATCGATTTAGCGAAAGCAGTAGCAGCCCAAGCAGCGATCGCTGTGCAACAATCACACCTGTATCAAAAAACTCGCCAACAAGCTGAACGCTTACTGGAGCTAGATAAACAAAAAACCGAATTTTTCCAAAATATCTCCCATGAGTTCCGCACACCGATCACCTTGATTCAAGGGCCTTTAGAGTCGGCGGTGGCGGCTGGTGAAGGATTATCTTACTCCCAAAGTGCGATCGCCCTGCGTAACTCCCGGCGCTTGCTACGATTAGTAAATCAACTCCTGGATTTACAACGCCTAGATGCGGGGAGAATGCAGCCTAGTTTCCATCCCTGCGATTTAGTCGAATTTGTCAGCCAAATTGTGGAATCTTTTCGTCCCTACTGTGAGAAGAAGAGACTGCATCTCGCCACCCAGTTAAATGAATGTTCTCCGGTGTACTTGGACATGGAAAAATTCGACAAGGTGGTTTATAACCTTTTGTCAAATGCCATGAAGTTTACCCCCGAAGGTGGCACGATCAGCGTCAGACTAAAATCTGAACAAGATCGTTGCATATTACAAGTACAAGATACGGGAATTGGCATTGTTAAAGAACAAATTCCCCACCTATTTGAGCGCTTCCGCCAAGCTGAAGGTTCAGCAAACCGTTCCTATGAAGGCAGTGGTTTGGGTTTAGCCTTAGTTAAAGAATTGGTAGAATTGCATGGTGGCCACGTTACTGTGGAATCAGTTTACGGCCAAGGTACTACATTTAGTTTATGGCTTGTGACTGGAAATGCTCATTTACCTGTACAGCAAGTACTAGAAACCCCTGCCGAAGTGAACACAAGCCGCGCTAGCGTAGAATTGGCTGATTTAGAACTGGTAGAGTCAACAACAGACAATATTGAAGATATTACAATAAACTTCTCTCCTAATATTGATACTCAAGACTCAGCACTTAAGACTCAGCACTCAATTTTAGTTGTAGATGACAACCCGGATTTGCGAACTTATGTATCTGAAATTTTCCGCCGTAATGGTTATCATGTATGCACAGCCCGTAACGGTTATGAAGGGCACAGTGTAGCTAAGGAAATTATACCCAGCTTGATTGTGACTGACTTAATGATGCCTTTGGTGAGCGGACTTGAGATGATTCAGATGATCCGCAATGAGGAAAAGCTGAAAGGAACGCCCATCATTCTACTGACAGCGAAAGTTGACGAAGAAACCCGCATCGAAGGTACAGAACATGGGGCGGATGCTTATTTAGCAAAACCATTCAACGATCGGGAACTTTTGGCGGAAGTTCGGAATCTTTTAGCATTAAAAGAAAATGAACGACGAATTGTGGAGTTAAATACTTATCTAACAGAATCAGTATTAAAGCGCTTTTTACCGGCTGTATTGGTGCAAAAAGCCGCAACCGGAGATTTAACATTAGATTTGCGCCCAGAACCACGCTTAATTACAGTTTTGTTTAGTGACATCGTGGGTTTTACACAGCTATCAAATACTCTCAGATCCCGACGAGTCGCAGAATTACTAAATGAATATTTAGAAGCTATGACCAAGGTTGTATTTGGTAATGGCGGCACTGTAGATAAATTTATGGGAGATGCTATTTTAGCTTTATATGGAGCGCCGGAAGAACTAACCCCCAATGAACAGGTACGTCGTGCCATCAATACAGCAAGAGCAATGCACCGCTCACTGGCTGACTTGAACCAGCGCTGGCGAGAGCAAGGTGTATTCGATGGTGACAGACTTACTAGCGTACAGTTTCGGTGTGGTATTCATCAAGGTACGGCTGTTGTGGGGATGTTTGGTAGTGCTGAACGTGCGGACTATACTGCTATTGGCCCAAGTGTGAATATTGCTGCCAGGTTGCAAGCTGCCGCTCTTCCCGGTACTATCTTGGTTTCTGCTGCCGTGGCAGATTATTTGCAGGAAGAAGAAATTACTAAAGGTAGTCCACTAGAACTTAAAGGAGTAGATGAAACAGTTTTGACCTTTGCTGTTACACCAGAGGTAATGGTTAATCGCTAAAATTTAGACTGGTATTTTAAAGCATTAGCAATGAGTAAGAGTGCCTAATCATATCCAGTTTATATAATATGACACCATCGGTTGCAGACAAAACCCCAATTTCAACCAAAGTCTGGAGGCGACACACCGATCCACCAGCTTTGTGGATTTCTGTCGTTATAGGTTCAGTCTCTCTGCACTTGCTGGCGTTCTGGCTGATGCGCTCATCTAATGCCTTTAGTCTGTGGTTTCCTCAGCAAATTCAATCTGCTGTTCCCATTGAATTGATAGATATTGCTCCTCAATCAAAATCAACAGTCAAAAGAGTTTCGCCAAAGCCAGCATCCATAACTCAAAAGTCTGTACCAGCACCAGC contains:
- a CDS encoding GNAT family N-acetyltransferase, which produces MNKINTKLALKYRSFHPYQQQPIDPACCEFQIRTATPTDLIGVSQIIAESFHSQKGMWGWAFPLLRLGIYEDLRHRMTSPPPRHVCLVALEANNGGANNLVGSVELGVRYSDSWGQAGIGFPYLSNLAVHPKYRRQGVASELLTSCEKVSREWGFQDLYLHVLENNHQARQLYFKVGYRVHKVESNWNTFLLGRSSQMLLHKHLSANFSI
- a CDS encoding response regulator codes for the protein MKSQANSKPKILVVDDEPDNLDLLYRTFYRDYKVLRATSGPAALDLLAQEGEVAVIISDQRMPMMSGTEFLSLTATQYPDIIRIILTGYTDVEDLVEAINAGKVFKYVTKPWEAEELKAVVRQALDTHNVLKARTRELTRTLRQESLLNTVTNTIRSALDYRQILQAIVDTVGHMLEVDVCLLRPFQDEQLTDKGFIYQKALAEEAGEHTPAEVQADNSSAVSLSPSTPLTVLAQTVWETREVQVIHDITDDERIHGNTPELRQRGEAFAAANICSSLVVPLICQQELMAVLALHQCSVPRFWGEDEVQLVLMVADQAALALSQAYAYEQVRALAKRESLINTITSAIRSSLDPQDIFAAITQQLGQALQVDGCVLSLWTEEDEFVECVALYDSFQHLESLRRHSSPQASPTQDNNHLSAQRLPYSQSSIQENPILQQMLQTHEPVVIGNVSHSPSDIQGFNLPLKMPARSLMFVPLLADGKCIGSITLHEGKKVRQWLPSDIDLAKAVAAQAAIAVQQSHLYQKTRQQAERLLELDKQKTEFFQNISHEFRTPITLIQGPLESAVAAGEGLSYSQSAIALRNSRRLLRLVNQLLDLQRLDAGRMQPSFHPCDLVEFVSQIVESFRPYCEKKRLHLATQLNECSPVYLDMEKFDKVVYNLLSNAMKFTPEGGTISVRLKSEQDRCILQVQDTGIGIVKEQIPHLFERFRQAEGSANRSYEGSGLGLALVKELVELHGGHVTVESVYGQGTTFSLWLVTGNAHLPVQQVLETPAEVNTSRASVELADLELVESTTDNIEDITINFSPNIDTQDSALKTQHSILVVDDNPDLRTYVSEIFRRNGYHVCTARNGYEGHSVAKEIIPSLIVTDLMMPLVSGLEMIQMIRNEEKLKGTPIILLTAKVDEETRIEGTEHGADAYLAKPFNDRELLAEVRNLLALKENERRIVELNTYLTESVLKRFLPAVLVQKAATGDLTLDLRPEPRLITVLFSDIVGFTQLSNTLRSRRVAELLNEYLEAMTKVVFGNGGTVDKFMGDAILALYGAPEELTPNEQVRRAINTARAMHRSLADLNQRWREQGVFDGDRLTSVQFRCGIHQGTAVVGMFGSAERADYTAIGPSVNIAARLQAAALPGTILVSAAVADYLQEEEITKGSPLELKGVDETVLTFAVTPEVMVNR